AGCTACGTCCCGCGGTTTGCCTCCTCGCTGGAACTGTCTGACGAGGCCGAACACCGCGCCCGCCAGCTCCTCCAGAACGCCAAGGAACAGGGCGTCCACTCCGGCAAGTCCCCGGTCGGCCTCGCCGCCGCCGCAGTGTACGCGGCCGCCCTGCTGACCAACGAGAAGACGACCCAGGCTGCCGTCTCCGAGGTCGCCGACATCTCCGAGGTCACCATCCGCAACCGCTACCACGAACTGCTGGAAGCCGAGCAGGACCTCCCCGTCGCGTAAGCTCGGTATTTGCGTTGGATCGCTGTGAGAATCAGTTTTTGATTGATGTTTCAAGCGGAGTATTTGCTACTGCAGCGGACAGTCTGAACAGCCAGAAAGCCCCGGCCGGCTGAACTCGGGGGACTCGCTGTGGTCCTCGCTCGCCATGCTCACTGCGGTCCTTACTTCGTCCGCCTTCGTTCAGCCGCCCGCCCCTTTCAGTCCCACCCGATGTCAGATGGCCAATCAGCTACGGGTGGGAGTGAAAGGGGCCGACCCGCTCCGGGAACCTCAGCGATGTAAGCACCTACTGGAGCGCAACGAGCCGGGGGACCGAAGCGGGTCGGGAGCTTTCTGGCTGTTTTCGGACGGTATTTCAAAATAAGGCACGGCCACCACAGAGCGACACACATCAACGACTCCCCCGACCGATAACCGCAAGACTAGAGTCGTCTCATCTGCTGGGACCGGTATGGAGACGACACACCGGGTTCGAACCGGTGACGCCCGTACGCTTGAGTGTCCCGACGACAGCGTCGAATTGGTGGTCACGTCCCCTCCGTACCCGATGATCGAGATGTGGGACGACATCTTCGCGGACCTGGACCCCGACATCGGGGCGGCGCTGGACCGCGGCGACGGTGACCGAGCGTTCACACTGATGCACGACGTGCTCGATGCGGTCTGGGCAGAGCTGAAACGCGTGCTGGTTCCCGGCGGCATCGCCTGCATCAACGTCGGGGACGCGACGCGGTCCCTGGAGGACGGCTTCCGCTCCTACCCCAACCACGCCGAAATAACCAACCGGCTGACCGACCACGGCCTGCGCGCGCTGCCGGATATCCTGTGGCGCAAACCGACCAACAGCGGCGCGAAGTTCATGGGCTCGGGGATGGTGCCGCCGAACGCCTATCCGACCCTGGAACACGAGCACATCCTCGTGTTCCGCAACGGGGAGCGCCGCCGCCTCGAACCCGGCGCGGACCGTCGCTACGAGAGCGCCTATTTTTGGGAGGAACGCAACGAGTGGTTCTCCGACCTCTGGGAACTGCCCGGCGAGACGCAGGGCATCGACGACGGGCTCCGGGACCGCTCGGGTGCCTTCCCGCTGACCGTGCCATACCGGCTCATCTCGATGTTCTCGGTGTACGGTGACACCGTACTCGACCCGTTCCTCGGGACCGGGACGACGACGCTGGCAGCGATGGTCACCGGCCGGAACTCGGTCGGAGTGGACCGCGACCCGGACCTGCTGTCGGCGCTCGAAGACCGGGTCGCGGCCGCCCCGGAACGCTCTCGGACCATCGCTCAGGAGCGCCTCGCCGACCACCGCTCGTGGGTGGAACAACGGCGTGCCGACGGGAAAGAGCCGGGCTACGAGGCCGAACAGTACGACTTCGCGGTCAATACGAAACAGGAGCAACGGATTCAGTTCTACGCGGTCGACTCCGTCACGACGACCGATGACGGCTTCCGGACCGCCCACGAGCCGGTCGAGTAAGCGCGGCTTTTTGTGTGGCTCCGTCGAAGCCGACCTATGGACTTCGAGTCGTTCACCCTGCTCGCCGCCACAGACGACCTCGGGGTGGAGCCGGCCGCCCGCGCTGACGCCGACGGGCTGGAGCTACGGATGGATTTCTCCGACGAGCCGCTGGCACAATTGGACGCCTACGACGGCGACCTCCCGATACTCGTCACGAACCGGCCGACGTGGGAGGGTGGCGAGGCCGCCGACACCGCGGGCCGCCTCGACGCGCTCGAAACCGCGCTCGAACACGACGCCGTGACGGCCGTCGACCTCGAACTCGCGGCGCTTGCGGGGGCTGGCGACCACGATGCCGGCCGCGTCGCCGACGCTGCCCGCGACCGCGGCGCGTCTGTCGTCGTCTCGACGCACAACTTCGAGTCGACGCCGGACCGCGACAACATCGTGAGTCGACTCGAACGGGCCTGTGCTCACGGTGACGTGGGGAAAATGGCCAGCACAGCCCAGTCGCCGGACGACGTACTGGCGATGCTCGGGGCGACCCGCGAAATGACTGCCAGAGGCGAGCAGGTCGCCACGATGTGTATGGGTGCAGCCGGTCGTCACTCCAGAGCCGTCGCCCCTGTGTATGGCTCCCGCATCGGCTACGCACCGGTCGACCCCGCTGACGCAACCGCGCCGGGGCAGTACGACCTCGCGACGCTCCGGACGCTGGTCGGACAGCTACAGAGCGACACCTGAACCGGTGGCCGCCGGTCACGGGGTTTTCCTCCGGACGGTGATCCTTCGGAAGATATAGGGGTATGCGAGACGGATTCGCGGAGTATGACTGACACAGGACGCAAGCGGCCGTTACTGGCCGTGGTGCTTGCGTTCATCTTCCCTGGGTTGGGACACTTCTACCTCCGCAAGTGGGGACGGGGACTGCTGTGGCTCGGATTATTGTTCATGCTGTCGGTGGTGTTCGTCGTCACTGGCGCTATCGACCCCGTCACCCAGTTGAGCCTAGAGGCTATCTCGTCGTCGTATCAGTCCAGACCCACCGAGGTGACAATCGGTTCGGTCGTGATCACGACGCTCAACGTCGTCGACGCCTACTGGGTCGCGGTCAACGAGAACCAGACACAGGAGGTCGAAGCCGGTATGACGTGTCCGAACTGCGGCAAGGAACTCGACGAGGACATCGATTTCTGTCACTGGTGTACAACGCAACTGGAACCGGTCGAGGCGGACCAGCAGTAACCTCCGGCTTGCGGTCCGTTCCGGGCCGAAGCCGGCTTACTTCTCGATGATACTTTCTTCGATCCGCTCGCCGAAGTGCGTCGCCGTGTCCTCGTGGTAGATGAGGATTTCGTCACCGGGTTCGAGGTTCGTGACGGCAGTTCGCCCGTCCCGGGTGTGGACTTTGATGGTCTCGGCGTTCTGGAGCAGCGTCTCGATGCGGTCGCCGTCCTCGGTTTCGGCCTGCACGCGGAACATCGGACGCTTCTCTATCTTCGCGCGGCCGACGATGGCCTCGCGAGTGTGCCCGTCTGCGTCGACGATCTGTACCTCGTCGCCGGACTGGAGTTCCGAGAGGTACTTCGTGCCGCCGTCGGGGGTCCGGACGTAGGCGTGGACCGCGCCAGCGTTGACGCGGAACGGCCTGCTGGCGACGTAGGGGGATTCAGCCGTCTCGGCGTGGACGAAAAAGAGCCCACGGGCCATCGAGCCGACGAGCATCCCTTCGTCGTGTTCCATCAGGCTGCCCGTGTCGATGCAGACGCGGTCAGCGGAGCCGGTCTGCTCGATAGCGGTGACCTCGGCGTACTCCAGGTCGAGCGATTCCCGCCCCATCTCGTCACGGACCTCGACCGTCTTGCGGATTTCGTCGAGGTCGTCGGTGTCCAGCAGGACGCCGTCAGCCC
The genomic region above belongs to Haloarcula hispanica ATCC 33960 and contains:
- a CDS encoding DNA-methyltransferase, whose protein sequence is METTHRVRTGDARTLECPDDSVELVVTSPPYPMIEMWDDIFADLDPDIGAALDRGDGDRAFTLMHDVLDAVWAELKRVLVPGGIACINVGDATRSLEDGFRSYPNHAEITNRLTDHGLRALPDILWRKPTNSGAKFMGSGMVPPNAYPTLEHEHILVFRNGERRRLEPGADRRYESAYFWEERNEWFSDLWELPGETQGIDDGLRDRSGAFPLTVPYRLISMFSVYGDTVLDPFLGTGTTTLAAMVTGRNSVGVDRDPDLLSALEDRVAAAPERSRTIAQERLADHRSWVEQRRADGKEPGYEAEQYDFAVNTKQEQRIQFYAVDSVTTTDDGFRTAHEPVE
- a CDS encoding type I 3-dehydroquinate dehydratase, coding for MDFESFTLLAATDDLGVEPAARADADGLELRMDFSDEPLAQLDAYDGDLPILVTNRPTWEGGEAADTAGRLDALETALEHDAVTAVDLELAALAGAGDHDAGRVADAARDRGASVVVSTHNFESTPDRDNIVSRLERACAHGDVGKMASTAQSPDDVLAMLGATREMTARGEQVATMCMGAAGRHSRAVAPVYGSRIGYAPVDPADATAPGQYDLATLRTLVGQLQSDT
- a CDS encoding zinc ribbon domain-containing protein produces the protein MTDTGRKRPLLAVVLAFIFPGLGHFYLRKWGRGLLWLGLLFMLSVVFVVTGAIDPVTQLSLEAISSSYQSRPTEVTIGSVVITTLNVVDAYWVAVNENQTQEVEAGMTCPNCGKELDEDIDFCHWCTTQLEPVEADQQ
- a CDS encoding 3-dehydroquinate synthase II is translated as MTRSVWLKADSEVGDWETRKRRITAGIEAGVDWVLVDEEDVDRASELGEINIAAFTNGDVHVMEAEAEDSGADATIVGKDGEGDGTVDLPSDFSGSADLSTLRQNGAAPDGGYVRIFDEDYEAFAEAVAAEADFTIVIGENWQIIPLENLIARVGEETDLIAGVRTAEDARTAYETLEIGADGVLLDTDDLDEIRKTVEVRDEMGRESLDLEYAEVTAIEQTGSADRVCIDTGSLMEHDEGMLVGSMARGLFFVHAETAESPYVASRPFRVNAGAVHAYVRTPDGGTKYLSELQSGDEVQIVDADGHTREAIVGRAKIEKRPMFRVQAETEDGDRIETLLQNAETIKVHTRDGRTAVTNLEPGDEILIYHEDTATHFGERIEESIIEK